A genome region from Rhodanobacter thiooxydans includes the following:
- a CDS encoding DUF2066 domain-containing protein: protein MRLPRPLIVTLLLLLAALPAARAQVASSPYAVVVPVADTSDAQRDQAFATALGQVLTRVAGGQDLRSNAGYAEALGKAASMVQKFQYQRAATGLVLEVEFEPGTVRRLVAKLGVQSAGIKPPVLLLVQGSDGHLLDQTALASLAAAAGARGTNVAYPDGNQPDPTKVAAVEPAALAAVNRQYHTGLVLLGKLHNGGADWTLISGGQAQHWSGQGANADALLGDAGNGLADRLGKQFNVIGAGPSEGKLWVGGLESAMDYANLVAILQDDPAVKQVQTLGAQNDGVLLYVKASAPISALAANLAAGGHLLLQSEAHPGADVNLRWLR, encoded by the coding sequence ATGCGCCTGCCCCGCCCGTTGATCGTCACCCTGTTGCTGCTGCTTGCCGCGTTGCCCGCGGCGCGGGCGCAGGTCGCCAGCTCGCCGTATGCGGTGGTCGTGCCGGTGGCCGACACCAGCGACGCGCAGCGCGACCAGGCGTTCGCCACCGCGCTCGGCCAAGTGCTGACGCGGGTCGCCGGCGGCCAGGACCTGCGCAGCAACGCCGGCTATGCCGAAGCGCTGGGCAAGGCGGCCTCGATGGTGCAGAAGTTCCAGTACCAGCGTGCCGCGACTGGGCTGGTGCTGGAGGTGGAGTTCGAGCCGGGCACGGTGCGCCGGCTGGTGGCGAAGCTGGGCGTGCAGAGCGCTGGTATCAAGCCGCCGGTGCTGTTGCTGGTGCAAGGCAGCGACGGCCACCTGCTCGACCAGACGGCGTTGGCCAGCCTGGCCGCCGCCGCCGGCGCGCGCGGCACCAACGTGGCCTATCCCGATGGCAACCAGCCCGACCCGACCAAGGTCGCCGCCGTCGAGCCGGCCGCGCTGGCGGCAGTCAACCGGCAGTACCACACCGGCCTGGTGCTGCTCGGCAAGCTGCACAATGGCGGCGCGGACTGGACACTGATCTCCGGCGGCCAGGCGCAGCACTGGAGCGGCCAGGGCGCGAATGCGGACGCATTGCTGGGCGACGCCGGCAACGGCCTGGCCGACCGCCTCGGCAAGCAGTTCAATGTCATCGGCGCGGGCCCCAGCGAGGGCAAGCTGTGGGTCGGCGGGCTGGAATCGGCGATGGATTACGCCAATCTGGTGGCGATCCTGCAGGACGACCCTGCGGTGAAGCAGGTGCAGACCCTGGGCGCGCAGAACGACGGCGTGCTGCTGTACGTCAAGGCGTCCGCGCCGATCAGCGCGCTGGCCGCGAACCTCGCTGCCGGCGGCCACCTGCTGCTGCAGAGCGAAGCGCATCCGGGCGCCGACGTCAACCTGCGCTGGCTGAGGTGA
- the purM gene encoding phosphoribosylformylglycinamidine cyclo-ligase has translation MSDALTYRAAGVDIDAGNALVERIKPLVKRTFRPEVMGGLGGFGGLFDLSGRYKEPVLVSGTDGVGTKLKLAQTLHRHDTIGIDLVGMCVNDVLVQGAEPLFFLDYFATGKLDVDTAAAVVGGIATGCELASCALIGGETAEMPDMYPPGEYDLAGFTVGAVEKSRMLTGAAIVAGDVVLGVASSGPHSNGYSLIRRILERAGNPFDLDLGGVKLVDALMAPTTIYVKPMLELLREIPVHGMAHITGGGLKENIIRVVPDGLGIALDASAIVLPPVFDWLMREGKVAREEMWRTFNCGIGFTVILPRDAVAGASALLTKHSLASSVIGAIVPAAGDERVQIG, from the coding sequence ATGTCTGACGCCCTCACCTACCGCGCCGCCGGCGTCGATATCGACGCCGGCAATGCGCTGGTCGAACGCATCAAGCCGCTGGTCAAGCGCACCTTCCGCCCCGAGGTGATGGGCGGGCTGGGCGGTTTCGGCGGCCTGTTCGACCTTTCCGGCCGCTACAAGGAGCCGGTGCTGGTGTCCGGCACCGACGGCGTGGGCACCAAGCTGAAGCTGGCGCAGACGCTGCACCGCCACGACACGATCGGCATCGACCTGGTCGGCATGTGCGTCAACGACGTGCTGGTGCAGGGCGCCGAGCCGCTGTTCTTCCTCGACTACTTCGCCACCGGCAAGCTGGACGTGGACACCGCCGCCGCCGTGGTCGGCGGCATCGCCACCGGCTGCGAACTGGCCAGCTGCGCGTTGATCGGCGGCGAGACCGCCGAGATGCCCGACATGTACCCGCCGGGCGAATACGACCTGGCCGGCTTCACCGTGGGCGCGGTGGAGAAATCGCGGATGCTCACCGGCGCGGCGATCGTCGCCGGCGACGTGGTGCTGGGCGTGGCCTCCAGCGGCCCGCATTCGAACGGCTATTCGCTGATCCGCAGGATCCTGGAGCGCGCCGGCAACCCGTTCGACCTCGACCTCGGCGGCGTGAAGCTGGTCGACGCGCTGATGGCGCCGACCACGATCTACGTGAAGCCGATGCTGGAGCTGCTGCGGGAAATCCCGGTACACGGCATGGCCCACATCACCGGCGGCGGCCTCAAGGAGAACATCATCCGGGTGGTGCCGGACGGCCTCGGCATTGCGCTGGACGCGTCCGCCATCGTGCTGCCGCCGGTGTTCGACTGGCTGATGCGCGAGGGCAAGGTGGCGCGCGAGGAGATGTGGCGCACGTTCAACTGCGGCATCGGCTTCACCGTGATCCTGCCGCGCGACGCGGTGGCGGGCGCCTCCGCGCTGCTGACGAAGCACAGCCTGGCCAGCTCGGTGATCGGCGCGATCGTGCCCGCGGCCGGCGACGAGCGCGTGCAGATCGGCTGA
- the purN gene encoding phosphoribosylglycinamide formyltransferase: protein MTVAPAKVAVLASGRGSNLAALLDAHARGELPVEFVLVGSDKAAAPALRLAEATGIPTLALDPRSYPDRRAFDFDLFTRIAASGAEWLVLAGFMRVLDGEALQPWVGRIINIHPSLLPKYRGLHTHRRALEAGDAEHGASVHFVTAELDGGPVIAQACVPIEAGDDEERLAQRLLPLEHRLLPAVLRLLTEGRLRWDGLAPRFDGQLLLAPLRLGDHGLQPQDRSEQPP from the coding sequence ATGACCGTTGCCCCTGCCAAGGTTGCCGTGCTCGCCTCCGGGCGTGGCAGCAACCTCGCCGCGCTGCTCGATGCGCACGCACGCGGCGAACTGCCGGTCGAGTTCGTGCTGGTCGGCAGCGACAAGGCCGCCGCGCCCGCACTGCGCCTGGCCGAAGCCACCGGCATCCCGACGCTGGCGCTCGACCCGCGCAGCTACCCGGACCGGCGCGCGTTCGACTTCGACCTGTTCACCCGCATCGCCGCCAGCGGTGCCGAGTGGCTGGTACTGGCCGGTTTCATGCGGGTGCTCGATGGCGAGGCGCTGCAGCCGTGGGTGGGCCGGATCATCAACATCCACCCCTCGCTGCTGCCGAAATACCGCGGCCTGCACACCCACCGCCGCGCGCTGGAAGCCGGCGATGCCGAACATGGCGCCAGCGTGCATTTCGTCACCGCCGAACTGGATGGCGGCCCGGTGATCGCGCAGGCCTGCGTGCCGATCGAAGCCGGCGACGACGAGGAACGCCTGGCCCAGCGCCTGCTGCCGCTGGAACACCGGCTGCTACCGGCGGTGCTGCGCCTGCTGACCGAAGGGCGGCTGCGTTGGGACGGCCTGGCGCCGCGCTTCGACGGCCAGCTGCTGCTGGCGCCGCTGCGGCTGGGCGACCACGGCCTGCAGCCTCAGGACAGGTCTGAACAACCGCCGTGA
- a CDS encoding DUF3108 domain-containing protein gives MTIRSLLASLLGLGLLLGAGAATAAAPPAFTATYNVSQGGQPMGQATVSLHAAGNGEWIYRKDVKGTGGLAALLAASVTESSRFRWKGDVPEAISYDYRMQTAVKQKQRQLAVDWPRQQVSVDEGKGPQSYRTVPGMVERNTLALALGVALRDGKQQVALPVAVRQEVQVQNFKVTGRETITVPAGRFDAQRVDRTDADRGFSAWYAPDRYPLPVKLSQHDGGDMVMELVRYSEP, from the coding sequence ATGACCATCCGCTCCCTGCTCGCCTCCCTGCTCGGCCTCGGCTTGCTGCTTGGCGCCGGCGCCGCCACTGCCGCCGCGCCCCCGGCGTTCACCGCCACCTACAACGTGTCGCAGGGCGGTCAGCCGATGGGCCAGGCCACGGTGAGCCTGCACGCAGCCGGCAACGGCGAGTGGATCTACCGCAAGGACGTCAAGGGCACCGGCGGGCTGGCCGCGCTGCTCGCTGCCAGCGTCACGGAAAGCTCGCGCTTCCGCTGGAAGGGCGACGTGCCGGAGGCGATCAGCTACGACTACCGGATGCAGACGGCGGTCAAGCAGAAACAGCGCCAGCTGGCGGTCGACTGGCCGAGGCAACAGGTCAGCGTCGACGAAGGCAAGGGCCCGCAAAGCTACCGGACCGTCCCCGGCATGGTCGAGCGCAACACCCTGGCGCTGGCGCTCGGCGTGGCCCTGCGCGACGGCAAGCAGCAGGTCGCGCTGCCGGTGGCGGTGCGCCAGGAAGTGCAGGTGCAGAACTTCAAGGTGACCGGCCGGGAAACCATCACGGTGCCCGCCGGCCGCTTCGACGCCCAGCGGGTCGACCGCACCGACGCCGACCGTGGCTTCAGCGCCTGGTACGCGCCCGATCGCTACCCGCTGCCGGTGAAGCTGTCGCAGCACGACGGCGGCGACATGGTGATGGAGCTGGTGCGCTACTCAGAGCCGTGA
- the murA gene encoding UDP-N-acetylglucosamine 1-carboxyvinyltransferase produces the protein MAKILINGGVPLHGEVAISGAKNAVLPILAGCLLADEPVSIGNVPHLHDVTTFIELLGQMGVQLVLDDRMKMHVDPRTTSTCVAPYDLVRTMRASILVLGPLVARFGQAEVSLPGGCAIGSRPVDQHIRGLQALGAEITVENGYIKAKASRLKGTRIVMDMVTVTGTENVMMAATLARGTTVIENAAQEPEVVDLAHCLVAMGAQIEGAGTSTMVIHGVERLHGAEYEVLPDRIETGTFLVGAAMTGGKVRARHARANTLDAVLVKLEESGAQISTGDDWIELDMGGRRPKAVSISTAPYPAFPTDMQAQFTALNCVAEGTGVVTETVFENRFMHAHELQRLGADIRLEGNTAVVHGVAQMSGAPIMATDLRASACLVLAGLVAKGDTVVDRVYHIDRGYENIEEKLGVLGAKIRRLPN, from the coding sequence ATGGCCAAAATCCTCATCAACGGCGGCGTGCCACTCCATGGCGAGGTCGCTATTTCCGGTGCCAAGAATGCTGTGCTGCCGATCCTCGCCGGCTGCCTGCTGGCCGACGAACCGGTCAGCATCGGCAACGTGCCGCACTTGCACGACGTCACCACCTTCATCGAACTGCTCGGCCAGATGGGCGTGCAGCTGGTGCTGGACGACCGCATGAAGATGCACGTCGATCCGCGCACCACCAGCACCTGCGTGGCGCCATACGACCTGGTGCGCACCATGCGCGCCTCGATCCTGGTGCTGGGCCCGCTGGTGGCTCGCTTCGGCCAGGCCGAGGTCTCGCTGCCCGGCGGCTGCGCGATCGGCTCGCGCCCGGTCGACCAGCACATCCGCGGCCTGCAGGCGCTGGGTGCCGAGATCACCGTCGAAAACGGCTACATCAAGGCGAAGGCGAGCCGGCTGAAGGGCACCCGCATCGTGATGGACATGGTCACCGTCACCGGCACCGAGAACGTGATGATGGCGGCGACCCTGGCGCGGGGCACCACGGTGATCGAGAACGCGGCGCAGGAACCGGAGGTGGTCGACCTGGCCCACTGCCTGGTCGCGATGGGCGCGCAGATCGAGGGCGCCGGTACCTCGACCATGGTGATCCACGGCGTCGAGCGCCTGCACGGCGCCGAGTACGAAGTGCTGCCGGATCGCATCGAGACCGGCACCTTCCTGGTCGGCGCGGCGATGACCGGCGGCAAGGTGCGCGCGCGGCATGCGCGCGCCAACACGCTGGACGCGGTGCTGGTCAAGCTGGAGGAATCCGGCGCGCAGATCTCCACCGGCGACGACTGGATCGAGCTGGACATGGGCGGGCGCCGGCCGAAGGCAGTCAGCATCAGCACCGCGCCGTACCCGGCGTTCCCCACCGACATGCAGGCGCAGTTCACCGCGCTCAATTGTGTCGCCGAAGGCACCGGCGTGGTCACCGAGACGGTGTTCGAGAACCGTTTCATGCACGCCCACGAGCTGCAGCGGCTCGGCGCCGACATCCGCCTCGAAGGCAACACCGCGGTGGTGCATGGCGTGGCGCAGATGAGCGGCGCGCCGATCATGGCCACCGACCTGCGCGCCTCGGCCTGCCTGGTGCTGGCCGGGCTGGTGGCCAAGGGCGACACCGTGGTCGACCGCGTCTACCACATCGACCGCGGCTACGAGAACATCGAGGAAAAACTCGGCGTGCTCGGCGCGAAGATCCGTCGCCTGCCGAACTGA
- a CDS encoding BolA family protein: MDPVRIQAMIENGMPGAQVEVSGADGVHFEATVIASQFAGKLPLARHRLVYATLGELMGGAIHALALKTLTPQEAGIRDS, translated from the coding sequence ATGGACCCAGTCCGCATCCAGGCGATGATCGAAAACGGCATGCCAGGCGCCCAGGTGGAGGTCAGCGGTGCCGACGGCGTGCATTTCGAGGCCACCGTGATCGCCAGCCAGTTCGCCGGCAAGCTGCCGCTGGCGCGGCACCGGCTGGTCTACGCCACGCTGGGCGAGCTGATGGGCGGCGCGATCCACGCGCTGGCGCTGAAAACGCTGACACCCCAGGAGGCCGGGATTCGTGATTCGTGA
- a CDS encoding KpsF/GutQ family sugar-phosphate isomerase, with translation MNARIAPPAPIDLNPDAITRSARTVIATEASAVEALEPRIGPAFVEACRLILGCRGRVVVSGMGKSGHVGRKIAATLASTGTPAFFVHPGEASHGDLGMILPQDVVLAISYSGETDELLFILPVIKRQGIPLIAITGRATSSLASQADVHLDGSISSEACPLGLAPTTSTTVALVLGDALAIALLEARGFTSDDFARSHPAGALGRRLLLHISDVMHSGDEVPRVSPAASLTAALVEMTRKHLGMTAVVDAEQRLLGVFTDGDLRRALDDDGVDLRGATVAELMTRGPKTIGADKLAAEAAQLMEKYQIHALLVVDDEQRVVGALNIHDLLRARVV, from the coding sequence ATGAACGCACGCATCGCCCCACCCGCCCCGATCGACCTGAATCCGGACGCCATCACCCGCAGCGCACGCACGGTGATCGCCACCGAGGCGTCCGCCGTCGAAGCGCTGGAGCCACGGATCGGGCCGGCCTTCGTCGAAGCCTGCCGGCTGATCCTGGGCTGCCGTGGCCGCGTGGTGGTCAGCGGCATGGGCAAGTCGGGCCATGTCGGGCGCAAGATCGCCGCCACCCTGGCCTCCACCGGCACGCCGGCGTTCTTCGTGCACCCGGGCGAGGCCAGCCATGGCGACCTGGGCATGATCCTGCCGCAGGACGTGGTGCTGGCGATCTCCTACTCCGGCGAGACCGACGAACTGCTGTTCATCCTGCCGGTGATCAAGCGCCAGGGTATCCCGCTGATCGCCATCACCGGCCGCGCCACCTCCTCGCTGGCCAGCCAGGCCGACGTGCACCTGGACGGCAGCATCTCCAGCGAAGCCTGCCCGCTGGGCCTGGCGCCGACCACCAGCACCACCGTGGCGCTGGTGCTGGGCGACGCGCTGGCGATCGCGCTGCTGGAGGCGCGTGGCTTCACCTCCGACGACTTCGCCCGCTCGCACCCGGCCGGCGCGCTGGGCCGGCGCCTGCTGCTGCACATCAGCGACGTGATGCACAGCGGGGACGAGGTGCCGCGGGTCTCCCCCGCCGCCAGCCTCACCGCCGCCCTGGTCGAGATGACCCGCAAACACCTGGGCATGACCGCCGTGGTCGACGCCGAACAACGCTTGCTAGGGGTCTTTACCGACGGCGACCTGCGCCGCGCGCTGGACGACGACGGCGTGGACTTGCGCGGCGCCACCGTCGCCGAGCTGATGACCCGCGGCCCGAAGACGATCGGCGCGGACAAGCTGGCGGCGGAAGCGGCACAACTGATGGAGAAGTACCAGATCCACGCGCTACTGGTGGTCGACGACGAACAGCGCGTGGTCGGCGCGCTGAACATTCATGATCTGCTCCGTGCGCGTGTGGTCTGA
- a CDS encoding KdsC family phosphatase, protein MPTNYLTNLPADLLARAAKIRLAVFDVDGTLTDGRLWYGEDGRETKVFYVHDGLGLKRLQANGVQVAIISARISHPVALRAEELAITHVYQGQGDKRACLRELLDALQLAPEQAAFTGDDLPDLPPMRLAGLAVAVANAHPWVATAAHWQTTRGGGMGAAREVCDLILHAQGKGAAERERWQ, encoded by the coding sequence GTGCCCACCAACTACCTCACCAACCTCCCCGCCGACCTGCTCGCCCGCGCCGCGAAAATCCGCCTGGCCGTGTTCGACGTGGACGGCACGCTGACCGACGGGCGCCTGTGGTACGGCGAGGACGGCCGTGAGACCAAGGTGTTCTACGTGCACGACGGGCTCGGCCTGAAGCGGCTGCAGGCCAACGGCGTGCAGGTGGCGATCATCAGCGCGCGGATCAGCCACCCAGTGGCGCTGCGCGCCGAGGAACTGGCCATCACCCACGTCTACCAGGGCCAGGGCGACAAGCGCGCCTGCCTGCGTGAGCTGCTCGACGCGCTGCAACTGGCGCCCGAGCAAGCCGCCTTCACCGGCGACGACCTGCCCGACCTGCCGCCGATGCGTCTCGCCGGGCTGGCGGTGGCGGTGGCCAACGCGCACCCCTGGGTGGCCACGGCGGCGCACTGGCAGACCACTCGCGGCGGCGGCATGGGCGCGGCGCGCGAGGTGTGCGACCTGATCCTGCACGCGCAGGGCAAGGGCGCCGCCGAGCGGGAGCGTTGGCAATGA
- the lptC gene encoding LPS export ABC transporter periplasmic protein LptC codes for MKLRRWLRDRRLPAATLAIALAAGVVQLLLWWFGPAPRTSDFVGPPRSGYTLTDARMTEYNAEGLPSFYLQSPHLERREGDDSLYLSSPTFQLPSNQAGVPDWLGQSLYGWVNKDGTQLKLQGPVEMNRTAFGDTPATHLQTADVTAWPKQNRLETAAPAQMVQGGTRISGVGMRADLNDKHLELLDDVHATFPPRQR; via the coding sequence ATGAAGCTGCGCCGCTGGCTGCGTGACCGGCGCCTGCCGGCCGCGACCCTCGCCATCGCCCTGGCTGCGGGCGTGGTCCAGTTGCTGCTGTGGTGGTTCGGGCCGGCACCGCGGACCAGCGACTTCGTCGGCCCGCCGCGCTCCGGCTACACCCTCACCGACGCACGCATGACCGAGTACAACGCCGAAGGCCTGCCCAGCTTCTACCTGCAGTCGCCGCACCTGGAGCGACGCGAGGGCGACGACTCGCTGTACCTCAGCTCGCCCACCTTCCAGTTGCCGTCCAACCAGGCCGGCGTGCCCGACTGGCTGGGCCAGTCGCTGTACGGCTGGGTCAACAAGGACGGCACCCAGCTCAAGCTGCAGGGCCCGGTAGAAATGAACCGGACGGCGTTCGGCGACACGCCGGCAACCCACCTGCAGACCGCCGACGTCACCGCCTGGCCCAAGCAGAACCGCCTGGAAACCGCCGCCCCGGCGCAGATGGTGCAAGGCGGCACTAGAATCAGCGGCGTCGGCATGCGCGCCGACCTCAACGACAAACACCTGGAGCTGCTCGATGATGTCCATGCCACCTTCCCGCCGCGCCAGCGCTAG
- the lptA gene encoding lipopolysaccharide transport periplasmic protein LptA, with product MMSMPPSRRASARFALAIAALGLLAAQPALARKSDRQQEMQVAAKNFDGFQKPNSVSTLTGNVVITQGTLKATGAQAKVYFDADTQISRVVITGSPAHLEQLDDNGNLMLGDAATLDYDNLKGIAVLSGNASVTQKGRGDARGDRLTYNTETSQMTGESAGDGMVHMTFKPKSQPAAAPAPARSSSAPQGQR from the coding sequence ATGATGTCCATGCCACCTTCCCGCCGCGCCAGCGCTAGGTTCGCGCTTGCCATCGCGGCCCTGGGCCTGCTCGCGGCCCAGCCGGCGCTGGCCAGGAAAAGCGACCGCCAGCAGGAGATGCAGGTTGCCGCGAAGAACTTCGACGGCTTCCAGAAGCCGAACAGCGTGAGCACGCTGACCGGCAACGTGGTGATCACCCAGGGCACGCTGAAAGCCACCGGTGCGCAGGCCAAGGTGTACTTCGACGCCGACACCCAGATCAGCCGGGTGGTCATCACCGGCAGCCCGGCGCACCTCGAGCAGCTGGACGACAACGGCAACCTGATGCTGGGCGACGCCGCCACGCTCGACTACGACAACCTCAAGGGCATCGCGGTGCTCAGCGGCAACGCCTCGGTCACCCAGAAGGGCCGCGGCGATGCGCGCGGCGACCGGCTCACCTACAACACCGAAACCAGCCAGATGACTGGCGAGAGCGCCGGCGACGGCATGGTGCACATGACCTTCAAACCCAAGTCGCAGCCGGCCGCCGCGCCGGCTCCGGCCAGGAGCAGTTCCGCGCCGCAGGGGCAGCGGTAA
- the lptB gene encoding LPS export ABC transporter ATP-binding protein, producing MLSAEGLQKSFKSRQVVKDFGFSIREGEVVGLLGPNGAGKTTCFYMVVGLIEADAGTIKLDKLDITGAPMHERARLGIGYLPQEASVFRRLSVADNIMAVLELRNGLSAPQRDSELENLLDELKITHIAAQKGISLSGGERRRVEIARALAANPRYMLLDEPFAGVDPISVGEIQRIVRHLKERGIGVLITDHNVRETLGICDRAYILNEGEVLSRGTPAHILADEKVREVYLGREFRL from the coding sequence ATGCTGTCCGCCGAAGGTCTGCAGAAGAGTTTCAAGTCGCGCCAGGTCGTCAAGGACTTCGGCTTCTCGATCCGCGAAGGCGAGGTGGTCGGCCTGCTCGGCCCCAACGGCGCCGGCAAGACCACCTGCTTCTACATGGTGGTCGGCCTGATCGAAGCCGATGCCGGCACGATCAAGCTGGACAAGCTGGACATCACCGGCGCGCCGATGCATGAGCGCGCCCGGCTCGGCATCGGCTACCTGCCGCAGGAAGCGTCGGTGTTCCGCCGGCTCAGCGTGGCGGACAACATCATGGCGGTACTGGAGCTGCGCAACGGGCTCAGCGCGCCGCAGCGCGACAGCGAACTGGAAAACCTGCTGGACGAACTGAAGATCACCCACATCGCCGCGCAGAAGGGCATCAGCCTGTCCGGTGGCGAGCGGCGCCGGGTCGAGATCGCCCGCGCGCTGGCCGCCAACCCGCGCTACATGCTGCTGGACGAACCGTTCGCCGGGGTCGATCCGATCTCGGTCGGCGAGATCCAGCGCATCGTGCGGCACCTGAAGGAACGCGGCATCGGCGTGCTGATCACCGACCACAACGTACGCGAGACACTGGGTATCTGCGACCGCGCGTACATCCTGAACGAGGGCGAGGTACTCTCGCGCGGCACCCCGGCGCACATCCTCGCCGACGAGAAGGTGCGCGAGGTCTACCTGGGCCGCGAGTTCCGGCTCTGA
- a CDS encoding RNA polymerase factor sigma-54: protein MKPALQFRLHQQLTLTPQLQQAIRLLQLSQLELEAELRQIAESNPLLEFAEEVEDEEATEDAVVESDYPSVEAVAATAGDDGETSDWSDGGVAETPIDFSSNSVGSNSGSGTRGDEDFEPQNAAPETLQQHLLWQLNLASFTPRQHLIATVLIDALNPAGYLAEGLEAILAALPAAFDASIAEIEEVRRCLQGFDPAGVASLDLRDCLRVQLEQFDPDTPQRDLALRIVDTELELLARNDITRLARRLRTDENDVADAAVLIRSLDPRPGAALDATPVEYVAPDVYALRDGTRWRVSLNPDAQPRLGLNQHYCGLIAQARGEDASWMRGQLQEARWLIKSLESRAETLLKVAEAIVRRQSAFLDYGPEAMHPLVLREVAEEVGMHESTISRVTTRKYLHTPRGTFELKYFFSSGVSTEDGGSASATAIQAMLRKLIDAEDVRKPLSDLAIAEELQRKGIQVARRTVAKYREGLRIPTSSERQRAG, encoded by the coding sequence ATGAAACCCGCACTGCAGTTTCGCCTCCACCAGCAGCTGACCCTGACGCCGCAACTGCAGCAGGCGATACGCCTGTTGCAGCTGTCGCAGCTGGAGCTGGAAGCCGAATTGCGGCAGATTGCCGAGAGCAACCCGTTGCTGGAGTTCGCCGAGGAAGTCGAGGACGAGGAGGCGACCGAGGACGCCGTCGTCGAAAGCGACTACCCCAGCGTCGAAGCGGTCGCCGCCACCGCCGGCGACGACGGCGAGACCAGCGACTGGTCCGACGGCGGCGTGGCCGAAACGCCGATCGACTTCTCCAGCAACAGCGTCGGCAGCAACAGCGGCAGCGGCACGCGCGGCGATGAGGATTTCGAGCCGCAGAACGCCGCGCCGGAAACCCTGCAGCAGCACTTGCTGTGGCAGCTCAACCTGGCCTCGTTCACCCCGCGCCAGCACCTGATCGCCACCGTGCTGATCGACGCGCTGAACCCTGCCGGCTACCTGGCCGAGGGGCTGGAAGCCATCCTCGCCGCGTTGCCCGCCGCCTTCGACGCCAGCATCGCCGAGATCGAGGAGGTGCGCCGCTGCCTGCAGGGTTTCGACCCCGCCGGCGTGGCCAGCCTGGACCTGCGCGACTGCCTGCGCGTGCAACTGGAACAGTTCGACCCGGACACGCCGCAGCGCGACCTCGCGCTGCGCATCGTCGACACCGAGCTGGAACTGCTGGCGCGCAACGACATCACCCGGCTGGCGCGGCGCCTGCGCACCGACGAGAACGACGTGGCCGACGCGGCCGTGCTGATCCGCAGCCTCGACCCGCGCCCCGGCGCCGCCCTCGACGCCACCCCGGTGGAATACGTGGCGCCGGACGTCTACGCGCTGCGCGACGGCACCCGCTGGCGGGTCAGCCTGAATCCGGACGCGCAGCCGCGGCTGGGCCTGAACCAGCACTACTGCGGCCTGATCGCCCAGGCCCGCGGCGAGGACGCCAGCTGGATGCGCGGCCAGCTGCAGGAGGCGCGCTGGCTGATCAAGAGCCTGGAATCGCGCGCCGAAACCCTGCTGAAGGTCGCCGAGGCGATCGTGCGGCGGCAAAGCGCCTTCCTCGACTACGGCCCCGAGGCGATGCACCCGCTGGTGCTGCGCGAGGTGGCCGAGGAAGTGGGCATGCACGAGTCGACCATCTCGCGCGTCACCACGCGCAAGTACCTGCACACCCCGCGCGGCACCTTCGAGCTGAAGTATTTCTTTTCCAGTGGCGTGTCCACCGAGGACGGCGGCAGCGCCTCGGCCACCGCGATCCAGGCCATGCTGCGCAAGCTGATCGACGCCGAGGACGTGCGCAAGCCATTGTCCGACCTGGCGATCGCCGAAGAATTGCAGCGCAAGGGCATCCAGGTCGCCCGCCGCACCGTGGCCAAGTATCGGGAGGGACTGCGCATACCCACCTCCAGCGAACGCCAGCGCGCGGGCTGA
- the hpf gene encoding ribosome hibernation-promoting factor, HPF/YfiA family has translation MQFQLSGQQIEVTPALRDHATAKLDRLTRLDDKLKSLAIVLSVDKLQHRADGTLGVVGATLHAEATEADMYASIDVLFDKLVAQLRKYREKVADKHQRETRDERQYG, from the coding sequence ATGCAATTCCAACTCAGCGGTCAGCAGATCGAAGTCACCCCGGCCCTGCGCGACCACGCCACCGCCAAACTCGACCGCCTCACCCGCCTCGACGACAAGTTGAAGAGCCTGGCGATCGTGCTGTCCGTCGACAAGCTGCAGCACCGCGCCGACGGCACCCTGGGCGTCGTCGGCGCCACCCTGCACGCGGAGGCCACCGAGGCCGACATGTACGCCTCCATCGACGTGCTGTTCGACAAGCTGGTCGCCCAGCTGCGCAAGTACCGCGAGAAGGTCGCCGACAAGCACCAGCGCGAGACGCGCGACGAACGCCAGTACGGCTGA